One window from the genome of Salisaeta longa DSM 21114 encodes:
- a CDS encoding DMT family transporter, protein MFVLLALVNGLLSTASRMVNAALSARVGSLDGSWINHVMGALGAAALLLVGFSTGTLWAPDVPWVYYSGGAIGLFMVTASNYAVRKVGAVLFAVLMLMAQLSVSAAIDHWGWLGDVRLPLSPLRACGLLLVMAGAGLVMRERRMAIQNDSALSDAETR, encoded by the coding sequence ATGTTTGTTCTGCTTGCACTTGTAAACGGACTGCTGTCTACGGCCAGCCGCATGGTGAACGCCGCGCTCTCGGCGCGCGTGGGCAGCCTCGACGGCTCGTGGATCAACCACGTGATGGGGGCGCTGGGCGCGGCAGCCCTGCTCCTCGTTGGCTTCTCGACGGGCACGCTGTGGGCGCCGGATGTGCCGTGGGTGTACTACAGCGGCGGCGCCATTGGCCTGTTCATGGTAACAGCCAGCAACTACGCGGTGCGGAAGGTGGGGGCGGTGCTGTTCGCCGTACTGATGCTCATGGCCCAGTTGTCGGTATCGGCGGCCATCGACCACTGGGGCTGGCTGGGCGACGTGCGGCTGCCGCTCTCGCCGCTGCGGGCCTGCGGCTTGCTGCTCGTGATGGCGGGCGCGGGCCTCGTGATGCGCGAGCGCCGCATGGCCATTCAAAACGATTCGGCCTTATCGGATGCGGAGACGCGTTAG